A single genomic interval of Melanotaenia boesemani isolate fMelBoe1 chromosome 4, fMelBoe1.pri, whole genome shotgun sequence harbors:
- the taf5 gene encoding transcription initiation factor TFIID subunit 5, which produces MAAVQSGIVDAKDEVDIKSEPQSDGFGNSNANDGKLPSTSPGTSASAGSNKPTVGAPEDQQTLLAVLQFLAKNKLSESAGILRREAGLPEDALDPKGTDSSGSGSGGASGGDVDGGNATSLLSRVTISTAATTAPTKATAGDDQPDVSVVLSAYSQQGDPALYQVYYRDLKKFIEAVLDCHRAELSQVFYPLFVHMYLELVYNNHENEAKAFFEKFSGDQECYYEDDLRVLSGLTKKEHMRGNETLLDFRTSKFVLRISRDSYQLLKRHLQERQNNQIWNIIQEHLYIDIFDGMPRSKSQIDAMSGSLAGEAKREANKAKVYYGLLKEPEIELPLDDEDEEAENEEGKPKKKKPKKDSMGSKSKKQDPNAPSQNRIPLPELKDSDKLDKIMYMKEATKRLRLGPDNLPSICFYSFLNAYQGLTAVDFTDDSSLIAGGFADSTVRVWSVTPKKLRKVKSAADLNLIDKESDDVLERIMDEKTASESKILYGHSGPVYGISFSPDRNYLLSSAEDGTVRLWSLQTFTCLVAYKGHNYPVWDTQFSPYGYYFVSGGHDRVARLWATDHYQPLRIFAGHLADVTCTCFHPNANYLVTGSSDRTIRLWDVLTGNCVRIFTGHKGPIHALAFSPNGKFLASGATDGRVLLWDIGHGLMIGELKGHTDTIYSLRFSRDGEILASGSMDNTVRLWDATKAFDDLETDDFTAATGHIHLQDNSQELLLGTYMSKSTPVIHLHFTRRNLLLAAGAYNP; this is translated from the exons atggcGGCCGTGCAAAGTGGTATTGTCGACGCTAAAGACGAAGTAGACATAAAATCAGAACCGCAAAGCGATGGCTTCGGAAATAGCAATGCAAACGACGGAAAACTGCCTTCTACATCCCCCGGAACCAGCGCTTCGGCTGGAAGCAACAAACCTACGGTGGGAGCCCCCGAGGACCAGCAGACCCTGCTGGCAGTCCTGCAGTTCCTCGCGAAGAACAAGCTGTCGGAGTCCGCTGGAATATTGCGACGTGAGGCGGGATTGCCGGAGGATGCTTTGGATCCGAAGGGGACTGACTCCTCTGGGTCAGGGTCGGGAGGAGCGAGCGGTGGGGATGTGGACGGCGGTAATGCGACCTCTTTACTCAGCCGGGTGACCATCTCTACGGCTGCAACTACGGCGCCAACCAAGG CAACAGCTGGGGATGATCAGCCAGATGTCAGTGTTGTGCTGTCAGCCTACAGCCAGCAGGGAGACCCAGCTCTGTATCAAGTTTACTACAGAGATCTGAAGAAGTTTATAGAAGCTGTTTTGGACTGCCACAGAGCAGAACTTTCTCAGGTCTTTTATCCGCTGTTTGTTCACATGTACCTGGAACTGGTGTACAACAATCATGAAAATGAGGCTAAGGCCTTCTTTGAAAA GTTCAGTGGGGACCAGGAGTGCTACTATGAAGACGACTTGCGTGTTTTATCTGGCCTTACTAAAAAGGAGCACATGAGAGGCAACGAAACCCTACTGGACTTCCGCACCAGCAAATTTGTCCTGCGCATCTCCCGTGACTCCTATCAGCTGTTAAAGAGACACCTGCAGGAGCGTCAGAACAACCAGATCTGGAATATCATCCAAGAACACCTCTACATCGACATCTTTGATGGCATGCCACGCAGCAAAAGCCAGATCGATGCTATGTCAGGCAGCTTGGCTGGAGAGGCAAAGCGAGAAGCTAATAAAGCTAAG GTTTACTACGGACTATTGAAGGAGCCTGAAATTGAGCTGCCTcttgatgatgaggatgaggaggcagaAAATGAGGAGGGTaagccaaagaagaaaaagcccaAAAAGGACAGCATGGGCTCCAAAAGCAAGAAACAGGATCCAAATGCTCCTTCACAGAATAG GATACCTCTACCAGAACTGAAAGACTCCGACAAGCTGGACAAGATCATGTACATGAAGGAGGCCACCAAAAGACTGCGCTTGGGACCAGATAACCTCCCCTCCATCTGCTTTTACTCTTTCCTCAATGCATACCAG GGTCTGACTGCAGTGGACTTCACTGACGACTCCAGCCTAATCGCAGGAGGCTTTGCCGACTCCACAGTTCGGGTGTGGAGTGTCACTCCGAAAAAGCTCCGCAAGGTCAAGTCTGCAGCAG ACTTGAATCTGATTGATAAAGAGTCGGATGATGTGCTAGAGAGGATCATGGATGAGAAGACGGCCAGCGAGTCAAAGATACTCTATGGACACAGTGGCCCCGTGTATGGCATCAGCTTCAGCCCGGACAG AAACTACCTGTTGTCAAGTGCTGAGGATGGTACAGTCCGGTTGTGGAGTCTCCAAACATTCACATGTCTGGTTGCCTACAAAGGTCACAACTACCCAGTGTGGGACACACAATTTTCCCCTTATGGATACTATTTTGTCTCTGGAGGCCATGATCGGGTAGCTCG TCTTTGGGCGACAGATCACTACCAGCCACTGCGGATATTTGCTGGTCACCTGGCCGATGTCACTTGCACTTGTTTCCACCCGAACGCCAATTACTTGGTCACGGGGTCATCTGACCGCACCATCCGCCTCTGGGATGTACTTACAGGAAACTGTGTTCGCATCTTCACCGGTCATAAG GGCCCTATCCATGCACTGGCTTTCTCTCCCAATGGGAAGTTTTTAGCCTCAGGAGCCACTGATGGCCGAGTTCTTCTGTGGGACATTGGTCATGGACTGATGATTGGAGAGCTCAAGGGCCACACGGATACTATCTATTCCCTGAGGTTCAGCAGGGATGGGGAGATTCTTGCCTCTG GTTCTATGGACAACACAGTTCGTCTCTGGGATGCAACAAAAGCCTTTGATGATTTAGAGACTGATGACTTCACAGCAGCTACAGGACACATCCATCTACAAGACAACTCTCAAGAACTCTTGTTAGGCACTTACATGAGTAAATCTACGCCAGTTATTCACCTTCACTTTACACGGAGGAATCTGCTTCTGGCTGCAGGAGCCTATAATCCATAA
- the atp5md gene encoding ATP synthase membrane subunit DAPIT, mitochondrial → MGGHDAGTQHQFTGFAKYFNSYTITGRRNCVLATYASIAAIILFFKLKPKKQAAVTEKK, encoded by the exons ATGGGAGGACACGATGCAGGAACTCAGCACCAGTTCACTGGCTTTGCCAAGTACTTCAATTCATACACAATCACAGGAAGGAGGAAT tgtgttcTGGCCACATATGCCAGCATTGCAGCCATCATCCTTTTCTTCAAATTAAAGCCCAAGAAACAGGCTGCTGTCACAGAAAAGAAGTAA